A region from the Carassius carassius chromosome 33, fCarCar2.1, whole genome shotgun sequence genome encodes:
- the LOC132113907 gene encoding autophagy-related protein 2 homolog A-like isoform X1, with the protein MSHWLFPWSGSIKKRACRYLLQHYLGHFLEERLSLDQLSLDLYNGSGVIREINLDVWAVNELLESLGAPLEIVEGFVNSITVTIPWAALVTEHCTLEITGLQITCRPKYRTNGNWDSQGWSSCMTSSMQLAQECLKDPPEASEEPPAPLEGLEMFAQTIETVLRRIKVTFLDTIVRVEHHSLDAETGVALEMRIKRVDYCDEAVRDSSQTVPVDIHQPPAFLHKILQLNSVQLLYETLGGSQGLVYSDDMASSKEMDKTDENDDDALDAPQSLHPTPKPPEPLLIGQCSGFIETTVKIKQNEMLPGPKLELDGKVGCLHLLLSPSQITHLTDLLSSLCIETSEGSGGVSGGGLSRPLGSDDLRLIEEDLSKQLNSEMYDRDLELDAEPYVISMENGEMFYSMGPGMTSSVLSTRSGSELSDSDMESSIHSQSSLGQTNPLSPQGMLNCPRRYPVPGSLSSLPQCSRPPKRSPGSSQSEPLKPDSLLRLSLGGVTLTLLEQDPPPGSDGLSSLAEVSQLFFQELAFFKDGMFSERDFHNLRGSFAKACPHSHIRMTGAAVQLTCEMRSAGRHTRAMTSDLSFSRLELLECLWESGGPQYTELLQFQSAGLFTMGTTARPCAQFHHSLSETHMRKKGSRRRVIRRDSSLRIELGELNSELDLDIIGRLEDVLQALRHCPAPPQRNTAQAAESHLLEFHSSLLLQSPYAVLKVRFPIPDLRPPGLRRPLSQRAVRNEILSLQISNLELKSQQGPDIQQDGPCSPGAKLINLLEACFTDMHGVYEGWDGEAFPCIRVQKSPDPDGIPRIQVRVNEGAGSDCTGVCEGVNRDLGLGSMSLENPCELREKNSSPFSSNRTMFETEEMVIPADPEEMEEFQTQCICQSQYVVDITFPVAYILLPSKEAFLSIYNRINNDLLMWEPPPPPPSPPPAPAPSFQSSRSPSHQHRPEEDEFYLCKSAFRLESDSEEEEPKFFSAKQSKKRKNQLDPQTSHALSLLCLTVLIGKGRLQAMTDCKNEAGRKMDFCHGELVLDLEGGKIFSVSQHQNNPNLNFLTIESRRVELYHKAEVPDSPIPVKLEMPRFTSPDHLEPTIYPTEVGVSSVGGRETDVQMLSTAIKITLDLERNVKEFLVALRLHGATLRHHMALTNHSWHEQIVDFLDVIDDDILGYTPPAVITVLHTHLATCAVDYRPLYLPLRVLFTADSFSLSSNIIVDTATFHLRFILDDSALYLSDKCESDTVDLRRDYVCVLDIDLLELAITTWKGTDASKLTQPLFELRCSNNVVHVHTCADSCAALVNMLQYLVSQGDLHPPPRHTSPTEIAGQKLLLSESPASLPPCPPAETAEINQCDLTDALIDTERILQEESQDSAGSPSIRRASPVSVYLFPGEAPKLRPSVLEGEESDIDGLVSTAMEAHADMMSEEGSEGSTDNDDFCILEAPGMGIPPRDGEPVVTVLSQDPIKVRDGYYSRPRGSSDLLRAPARFPVPQNRVVLREVSVVWHLYGGKDFGCKPSSAHTLHSHKVRSAAPGARGSPSRSAGPSRPQNSWRWVGGSARQHTLLMEIQLTKVSFQHETYPVVAPPAAGPDADGLGLGEQPISRQVFIVQELEVRDRLASSQMNKFLYLYTSESMPRRAHSNMLTVKALQLMPESGLGGPECCLRVSLLPLRLNIDQDALFFLKDFFSNMAAGVHPYLSIDPAAEVRTDVPQKASDDTDPGSGLDHDLTASVETTYSEQSSSSAGSSSSSDQPIYFREFRFTSEVPIWLDYQGKHVVIEQGTFAGILIGLAQLNCSELKLKRLCCRHGLLGVDKVIQYAVNEWLTDIRKNQLPGILGGVGPMHSVVQLFHGVRDLFWMPIEQYRKDGRIIRGLQRGAASFGTSTASAALELSNRLVQAIQATAETVYDILSPTPPLTRYITEGRPTPRPRRTPQPADLREGVAKAYDTVREGVIDTAQTLCDVASRGHEQKGLPGAVGGVLRQIPPTVVRPLIVASEATSNLLGGMRNQIKPDARKEDFLKWRTEDSQE; encoded by the exons AGATGCGCATTAAACG GGTGGACTATTGCGATGAAGCTGTGAGAGACTCAAGCCAGACAGTGCCTGTAGACATCCACCAGCCACCAGCCTTCCTGCACAAAATCCTACAGCTCAACTCCGTACAGCTCCTCTATGAAACTCTCGGAGGTTCACAG GGGCTGGTTTATTCTGATGACATGGCCAGCAGCAAGGAGATGGATAAGAcagatgaaaatgatgatgatgcaTTGGATGCCCCTCAATCATTGCATCCCACCCCAAAGCCCCCAGAGCCTCTGCTGATTGGACAATGCTCCGGATTCATAGAGACAACTGTCAAAATCAAACAGAATGAAATGCTGCCTGGGCCCAAG TTGGAGTTGGATGGTAAAGTAGGGTGTCTCCACCTGCTGCTGTCCCCCAGTCAGATCACACACCTGACGGACCTCCTGTCCTCACTCTGCATCGAGACATCAG AGGGCAGTGGTGGTGTGTCCGGTGGGGGTCTTTCTAGGCCTCTGGGTTCTGATGATCTGCGATTGATCGAAGAGGATCTCAGTAAACAGCTGAACTCAGAAATGTATGACAGAGATCTGGAGCTGGACGCAGAGCCCTATGTCATCAGCATGGAGAACGGAG AGATGTTTTATTCGATGGGTCCTGGTATGACCAGCAGTGTGTTGTCAACACGCTCTGGGAGTGAATTATCTGACAGTGATATGGAATCGTCCATTCATAGCCAGAGCAGCCTAGGTCAAACAAACCCTCTGTCTCCACAG GGAATGCTCAATTGTCCTCGTCGTTATCCTGTACCAGGATCCTTATCTAGTTTGCCTCAATGTAGCAGACCTCCCA AACGGTCGCCCGGAAGCAGTCAATCAGAGCCACTGAAACCAGACTCCTTGCTCCGCCTCTCTCTGGGCGGAGTCACACTTACTCTTTTAGAGCAGGACCCGCCTCCTGGGTCAGATGGGCTCTCCTCATTGGCTGAGGTGTCACAGTTGTTTTTCCAGGAGCTTGCGTTCTTTAAGGACGGGATGTTTAGTGAGCGAGACTTCCACAATCTGAGAGGAAGCTTTGCTAAAGCATGTCCCCATTCCCACATCAG GATGACTGGTGCAGCAGTGCAGCTGACATGTGAGATGCGTAGTGCAGGGCGGCACACCCGAgctatgacctctgacctctcctTCAGCAGGCTGGAACTGCTGGAGTGCCTGTGGGAGTCAGGCGGTCCACAGTACACAGAG CTTTTGCAGTTCCAGTCAGCCGGTCTCTTCACCATGGGCACCACTGCCAGACCCTGTGCCCAGTTCCACCACAGTCTCTCTGAGACGCACATGCGTAAG AAGGGAAGCAGGCGTCGTGTGATACGCAGGGACAGCTCTCTGCGGATTGAGCTCGGGGAGCTCAACTCTGAGTTGGACCTGGACATTATAGGCCGACTGGAGGACGTCCTGCAAGCCCTGAGGCACTGTCCAGCGCCGCCTCAAAGAAACACAGCACAGGCAGCAGAG TCTCATTTGTTGGAGTTCCATTCTTCTCTCCTGCTTCAATCTCCTTATGCCGTGTTGAAGGTCCGTTTCCCCATCCCTGACCTTCGACCCCCGGGGCTGAGACGGCCCCTGAGCCAGCGTGCAGTGCGCAATGAGATCTTGAGCCTGCAGATCTCTAATCTGGAGCTGAAGTCTCAGCAGGGGCCAGACATTCAGCAGGACGGCCCCTGCAGCCCAGGGGCCAAACTCATCAATTTACTGGAGGCCTGTTTCACTGATATGCACG GAGTGTATGAGGGCTGGGATGGGGAGGCGTTTCCCTGTATCCGTGTGCAAAAGAGCCCAGATCCTGACGGCATTCCGAG GATTCAGGTGCGAGTGAATGAAGGAGCAGGCTCTGACTGTACAGGTGTGTGTGAAGGGGTGAACAGGGATCTGGGGCTGGGCTCCATGTCTCTAGAGAACCCCTGTGAACTTCGAGAGAAGAACAGTTCTCCTTTCTCCTCCAACCGCACTATGTTTGAGACCGAAGAG aTGGTGATCCCAGCAGACCCAGAGGAGATGGAGGAGTTTCAGACTCAGTGTATATGTCAGTCTCAGTATGTGGTGGATATCACCTTTCCTGTAGCCTACATTCTCCTGCCCAGCAAAGAGGCTTTTCTGAGCATCTATAACAG GATTAATAATGATCTGTTGATGTGGgaacctcctccacctcctccgtCCCCTCCTCCTGCTCCTGCTCCTTCTTTTCAAAGTTCTCGTAGCCCCTCCCACCAGCACAGACCTGAGGAGGATGAATTTTACCTCTGTAAATCTGCCTTCAGGCTGG AATCTGACTCTGAGGAGGAGGAGCCTAAGTTCTTCTCAGCCAAgcaatcaaaaaaaagaaaaaatcagttAGATCCTCAGACCAGCCATGCCCTCAGTCTGCTCTGTTTAACGGTGCTGATTGGCAAAGGTCGCCTCCAAGCCATGACAGactgcaag AATGAAGCTGGACGTAAAATGGACTTCTGTCATGGAGAACTCGTTTTGGATTTGGAAGGAGGGAAGATTTTTAGTGTGTCGCAACACCAGAACAATCCCAATCTCAACTTCCTGACCATAGAAAGCAGAAGAGTAGAGCTGTACCATAAAG CCGAGGTCCCAGACTCCCCTATTCCTGTGAAACTGGAAATGCCCAGGTTCACTTCCCCGGATCATCTAGAACCTACCATTTACCCCACAGAGGTGGGGGTGAGCAGTGTTGGTGGCCGAGAAACTGACGTTCAGATGCTGTCGACTGCCATCAAGATCACATTAGATCTTGAGAGGAATGTGAAG GAGTTTCTAGTCGCGCTGCGACTCCATGGTGCTACTTTACGACATCACATGGCGTTGACAAATCATAGCTGGCATGAGCAG ATTGTTGATTTCCTTGATGTCATTGATGACGACATTTTAGGCTACACCCCACCTGCAGTCATCACCGTTCTTCACACTCACCTGGCCACCTGTGCAGTGGACTACAG GCCACTTTATCTTCCTCTGCGGGTTTTGTTTACAGCTGACTCCTTTTCTTTATCCAGCAACATCATTGTGGACACTGCGACCTTTCACCTCAG GTTTATCTTAGATGACTCTGCGTTATACCTGTCGGATAAATGTGAAAGTGATACTGTGGATTTAAGGCGAG actatgtgtgtgtgttagacatTGATCTGTTGGAACTGGCCATAACAACTTGGAAAGGAACTGATGCGAGTAAACTG ACTCAGCCGCTGTTCGAGCTTCGTTGTTCTAATAATGTAGTTCACGTGCACACCTGTGCCGACTCGTGCGCTGCTCTGGTTAACATGCTGCAGTACCTGGTTTCCCAGGGTGATCTTCACCCTCCCCCTCGCCACACATCCCCCACAGAGATCGCCGGACAGAAACTTCTG CTTTCAGAAAGTCCCGCCTCCCTTCCTCCCTGCCCACCAGCAGAGACAGCAGAGATCAACCAATGTGACCTCACAGATGCCTTGATTGACACCGAGAGAATCCTACAGGAAGAGTCCCAAGACTCTG CAGGTTCTCCGTCCATCCGCCGAGCCTCCCCTGTCTCAGTCTATCTGTTCCCGGGAGAAGCCCCCAAGCTCCGCCCCTCTGTTCTAGAAGGGGAGGAGTCTGATATTGATGGACTGGTCAGCACAGCTATGGAAGCTCATGCAGATATGATGTCAGAGGAAGGATCAGAGGGTTCCACCGACAACGACGACTTCTGCATCCTAGAGGCTCCTGGGATGGGCATCCCA ccTAGAGATGGTGAGCCTGTGGTGACAGTGCTCTCCCAGGATCCTATAAAGGTTCGGGATGGATACTACTCGCGGCCTCGGGGCAGTTCAGATCTGCTGCGCGCCCCGGCACGCTTCCCAGTGCCTCAGAACAGAGTGGTGCTCCGAGAAGTGTCTGTCGTCTGGCACCTGTATGGCGGCAAAGACTTTGGCTGCAAACCCAGCTCGGCCCACACACTGCACAGCCATAA GGTTCGTTCAGCTGCTCCCGGAGCCCGTGGTTCTCCCTCTCGTTCAGCAGGGCCCTCACGGCCCCAAAACTCTTGGCGGTGGGTTGGAGGAAGTGCGCGGCAGCACACACTGCTCATggaaatacaactgacaaag gTCAGTTTCCAGCATGAGACGTATCCAGTGGTGGCGCCCCCTGCTGCAGGACCAGATGCAGACGGGCTGGGCCTCGGAGAGCAGCCTATTTCCCGCCAAGTGTTTATCGTCCAGGAACTGGAGGTCCGAGACCGTCTGGCTTCCTCTCAAATGAACAAGTTCCTGTACCTGTACACCAGTGAGAGCATGCCGCGCAGAGCCCACTCCAACATG TTGACGGTGAAAGCGCTGCAGTTGATGCCTGAATCGGGTCTGGGTGGACCGGAGTGCTGTCTGAGAGTCAGTCTGTTACCACTGCGACTCAATATTGACCAG GATGCACTTTTCTTCTTGAAGGACTTTTTCAGTAACATGGCTGCAGGAGTTCATCCTTACCTGTCCATCGACCCTGCAGCTGAGG TGAGGACGGATGTTCCTCAGAAGGCTTCAGACGACACAGATCCTGGCTCCGGATTGGACCATGATCTCACTGCTTCTGTAGAAACGACCTATAGTGAGCAGAGTTCCTCCTCGGCTGGCTCCTCGTCCTCCTCTGACCAGCCCATCTACTTCAG AGAGTTTCGTTTTACCTCTGAAGTTCCCATCTGGCTGGACTATCAGGGGAAGCATGTGGTTATTGAGCAG GGAACGTTTGCAGGCATCCTGATTGGACTGGCCCAGCTGAACTGCTCTGAACTAAAGCTGAAGAGACTGTGCTGTAGACATGG gCTGCTGGGTGTTGATAAGGTGATTCAGTATGCTGTGAATGAGTGGCTTACAGACATCAGGAAGAACCAGCTGCCAGGGATTCTGGGAGGAGTTGGTCCTATGCATTCTGTCGTACAACTAT TCCATGGTGTGCGTGATTTGTTCTGGATGCCAATAGAGCAGTACCGGAAAGATGGGCGTATTATCCGAGGCCTCCAGAGGGGAGCAGCATCATTCGGCACTTCTACAGCCTCTGCTGCTCTAGAGCTCAGCAACAGACTAGTGCAGGCAATTCAG GCTACTGCGGAGACAGTATATGACATCTTATCTCCGACTCCACCTCTGACACGTTACATCACTGAGGGACGTCCCACTCCCCGTCCCAGACGCACCCCTCAACCAGCTGACCTCAGAGAGGGCGTGGCCAAAGCCTATGATACCGTCAGAGAG GGAGTGATTGACACCGCTCAGACCCTGTGTGATGTTGCGTCTCGTGGACACGAGCAGAAAGGTCTTCCTGGAGCGGTGGGCGGAGTTTTGCGCCAGATCCCGCCCACCGTGGTCCGTCCACTTATAGTTGCCTCAGAGGCCACTTCAAACCTACTGGGAGGAATGCGGAACCAAATTAAACCAGATGCGCGGAAAGAGGACTTCTTGAAATGGCGCACCGAAGATAGCCAAGAATGA